One Candidatus Devosia phytovorans genomic window carries:
- a CDS encoding EAL domain-containing protein: protein MQHTTTGQKAGADTLPIALSPQVTESIDRVLTAIRSHLRMDVAFITEFLGSSRIFRSVDFTSPAGDVEAGNVVPIASGYCQHVTAGRLPELIADTSTVPLAQTIPETRQLPIGAHLSVPIRVDHGKIFGTFCCFSHRPMPELGQPELDLMHTFGRMIALELTKDIERDAEQRRKITQVHNAMWSGDPDIVFQPVLRLEDRKIIAVEALSRFAAPPRQTPDRWFADAADVGMGGMLEMLALRRAVALCRDLPRGVSVNLNVSPNTLLTENILHVLHGFDPRRVVVEITEHEPVHDYEPLLLALKPLREAGIRVAIDDAGAGYSSLRHVLMLRPEIVKLDVSLTRGVDHDPMRQAMAAALGEFARRTGTIVVAEGVETTAELEALMDVGIPEIQGYILSKPQPMADLLKMLKPN from the coding sequence ATGCAGCACACGACTACCGGCCAGAAGGCCGGCGCTGACACATTGCCAATCGCCCTGTCGCCTCAGGTCACTGAGAGCATCGACCGCGTCTTGACCGCCATTCGTTCGCATCTGCGCATGGACGTTGCTTTCATCACCGAATTTTTGGGCTCCAGCCGCATCTTTCGCAGCGTCGACTTCACCAGCCCGGCCGGCGACGTGGAAGCAGGCAATGTCGTCCCCATCGCCTCGGGCTATTGCCAGCATGTCACCGCCGGTCGCCTGCCCGAGCTGATCGCCGACACCTCGACCGTGCCGCTCGCCCAGACCATTCCGGAAACCCGCCAATTGCCGATCGGCGCCCATCTCAGCGTTCCGATCCGCGTCGATCACGGCAAGATCTTCGGCACCTTCTGCTGCTTCAGCCATCGCCCCATGCCCGAACTCGGCCAGCCCGAGCTGGATCTCATGCACACCTTCGGTCGCATGATCGCACTGGAACTGACCAAGGACATCGAGCGCGACGCCGAGCAGCGCCGCAAGATCACCCAGGTGCACAATGCCATGTGGTCCGGCGATCCCGACATCGTCTTCCAGCCGGTGCTGCGCCTCGAAGACCGCAAGATCATTGCCGTCGAGGCGCTGTCGCGCTTCGCCGCACCACCCCGGCAGACGCCGGATCGCTGGTTCGCCGATGCGGCCGACGTTGGCATGGGCGGCATGCTCGAAATGCTGGCCCTGCGCCGCGCCGTTGCCCTCTGCCGCGATCTGCCACGGGGCGTCTCGGTCAATCTCAACGTCTCGCCCAATACGCTGCTGACCGAAAACATCCTTCACGTGCTGCACGGCTTCGATCCCCGCCGCGTTGTCGTGGAAATCACCGAGCACGAGCCGGTGCACGACTACGAGCCGCTGCTCCTGGCGCTGAAGCCCCTGCGCGAGGCCGGTATCCGCGTCGCCATCGACGATGCCGGTGCCGGCTATTCGAGCCTCCGCCACGTGCTGATGCTGCGCCCCGAGATCGTCAAGCTCGACGTCAGCCTCACCCGCGGCGTCGACCATGACCCCATGCGGCAGGCCATGGCCGCCGCGCTGGGCGAATTCGCCCGCCGTACCGGCACCATCGTCGTCGCCGAAGGCGTCGAAACCACCGCCGAACTCGAAGCCCTGATGGACGTCGGCATCCCCGAGATCCAGGGCTACATCCTCAGCAAACCGCAACCGATGGCCGATCTACTCAAAATGCTGAAGCCGAACTGA
- a CDS encoding aminotransferase class V-fold PLP-dependent enzyme encodes MTLSTGRSYLAIPGPSVSPERVLNAMHRTAPNIYEGEIVDLTRAMIPDLKRVAQTNQNVAIYIANGHGAWEAANCNMFSRGDRALLVATGRFGHGWAEAMQRQGVAVDIIDFGKSGPADPQRIADALAADTNHAIRAVLVTHVDTASSARNDIAAIRAAIDSTGHPALLAVDAIASLGCDELRMDDWGIDVIVGASQKGLMLPPGLGFVWFSDKALEISQRSDLVTPYWDWKPRGTGAEFYQYFGGTAPTHHLYGLRESLTMILDEEGIENTWDRHRRLAQSVWAAFDAWGRGTDIALNIAEPKARGWSVTAATMPNGAAGKLRRWLEQEAGVTLGIGLGMALPHEPAYQDFLRVGHMGHVNAHMTLGVLATMEAGLQALDIPHGPGALEAAAGALLR; translated from the coding sequence ATGACCCTCAGCACTGGCCGCTCCTACCTCGCCATTCCCGGCCCCTCGGTTTCGCCCGAGCGCGTGCTCAACGCCATGCACCGCACCGCGCCCAATATCTACGAGGGCGAGATCGTCGATCTCACGCGGGCCATGATTCCCGATCTGAAGCGCGTCGCCCAGACCAACCAGAATGTCGCCATCTACATCGCCAATGGCCATGGCGCCTGGGAGGCGGCCAACTGCAACATGTTCTCGCGGGGCGACCGCGCCCTGCTGGTCGCCACCGGCAGATTCGGCCACGGCTGGGCAGAGGCGATGCAGCGCCAGGGCGTCGCGGTCGACATCATCGACTTCGGCAAATCCGGCCCCGCTGACCCGCAGCGCATCGCCGACGCCCTCGCCGCCGACACGAACCACGCCATTCGCGCCGTCCTCGTCACCCATGTCGACACAGCCTCCAGCGCCCGCAATGACATTGCCGCCATCCGCGCTGCCATCGATTCGACCGGCCACCCCGCTCTCCTCGCGGTCGATGCCATCGCCTCGCTCGGCTGCGACGAGTTGCGCATGGATGACTGGGGAATCGACGTCATTGTCGGCGCCAGCCAGAAGGGTCTGATGCTGCCGCCGGGGCTCGGCTTCGTCTGGTTCTCCGACAAGGCGCTCGAAATCTCGCAGCGCTCCGACCTCGTCACCCCCTATTGGGACTGGAAGCCGCGCGGCACCGGTGCCGAATTCTACCAGTATTTCGGCGGCACCGCCCCAACCCATCATCTCTACGGGCTGCGCGAATCCCTCACCATGATCCTCGACGAGGAAGGAATCGAAAACACCTGGGACCGCCACCGCCGGCTCGCTCAATCCGTCTGGGCCGCCTTTGACGCCTGGGGCCGGGGCACCGACATCGCCCTCAACATCGCCGAGCCCAAGGCCCGCGGCTGGTCCGTCACCGCCGCCACCATGCCCAATGGCGCCGCTGGCAAGCTGCGCCGCTGGCTCGAACAGGAGGCTGGCGTGACCCTGGGCATTGGTCTGGGCATGGCCCTGCCCCACGAACCGGCCTATCAGGACTTCCTGCGCGTCGGTCACATGGGTCATGTCAACGCTCATATGACGCTGGGCGTCCTCGCCACCATGGAGGCTGGCCTCCAGGCGCTCGACATCCCCCACGGTCCCGGGGCACTCGAAGCCGCAGCAGGAGCGCTCTTGAGGTAG
- a CDS encoding metalloregulator ArsR/SmtB family transcription factor, with protein MSDTDIFKVLADPTRRAVLEKLASAEMTATELREGFAISQPAMSQHLAVLRGAGLISERREGRFAHYRVEAEGMAPLHAWLTKYRAFWPSRIDNLKDLLKEMDQ; from the coding sequence ATGAGCGATACGGATATATTCAAGGTGCTGGCGGATCCGACGCGGCGGGCGGTGCTGGAGAAGCTGGCTTCCGCCGAGATGACGGCAACCGAGTTGCGCGAGGGCTTTGCCATTTCGCAGCCGGCGATGAGCCAGCATCTGGCGGTGTTGCGCGGGGCGGGACTGATCAGCGAGCGGCGCGAGGGGCGGTTTGCCCATTACCGAGTCGAAGCCGAGGGCATGGCGCCGCTGCACGCGTGGCTCACGAAATATCGCGCCTTCTGGCCGAGCCGGATCGATAATCTCAAAGACCTGCTCAAGGAGATGGATCAATGA
- a CDS encoding BolA family transcriptional regulator has protein sequence MAMDASEIERRIKAALPDADIEIRDLAGDGDHWAATVKSEQFRGKTRVQQHKLVYDSLQGDMGGALHALALQTVIPD, from the coding sequence ATGGCCATGGACGCCAGCGAAATCGAACGCCGGATCAAGGCGGCCCTTCCCGATGCCGATATCGAAATCCGCGACCTGGCGGGTGACGGCGATCATTGGGCGGCGACGGTCAAATCCGAGCAGTTCCGCGGCAAGACCCGCGTCCAGCAGCACAAGCTGGTTTACGATAGCCTCCAGGGCGACATGGGCGGCGCCCTGCACGCCTTGGCCCTCCAGACGGTCATCCCAGACTGA
- a CDS encoding ATP-dependent Clp protease proteolytic subunit yields MREMMQLVPMVVEQSTRGERSFDIYSRLLRERIIFVNGEIEDTMASLVNAQLLFLEAENPKKEIYLYINSPGGVVTAALAMYDTMQFIKAPVGTLCLGMAASAATVLLAAGEAGQRICLPSASIMLHQPSGGYQGKVTDILIHAEESLRLKRLINGIYAKHCGRSYEDVEAALERDKYMTAEQARDWGLVDHVYSDRGQISGPAAIE; encoded by the coding sequence ATGCGCGAAATGATGCAGCTCGTCCCTATGGTGGTGGAACAGTCGACGCGGGGGGAGCGGAGTTTTGATATTTACTCGCGGCTGCTGCGGGAGCGGATCATCTTCGTCAATGGGGAGATCGAGGACACCATGGCCTCGCTCGTCAATGCGCAGCTGCTGTTCCTCGAAGCGGAGAATCCCAAGAAGGAAATCTACCTCTACATCAACTCGCCCGGTGGAGTCGTGACGGCGGCGCTCGCCATGTATGACACGATGCAGTTCATCAAGGCGCCAGTGGGGACGCTGTGCCTGGGGATGGCAGCGTCAGCGGCGACCGTGTTGCTGGCGGCGGGTGAGGCGGGGCAGCGGATCTGCCTGCCGAGCGCCTCGATCATGCTGCATCAGCCGAGCGGTGGCTACCAGGGCAAGGTCACCGATATCCTGATCCATGCCGAGGAAAGCCTGCGGCTCAAGCGGCTGATCAACGGGATCTACGCAAAACATTGCGGGCGGAGTTATGAGGATGTCGAGGCGGCGCTGGAGCGGGACAAATACATGACCGCCGAACAGGCGCGCGACTGGGGGCTGGTCGATCACGTCTATAGTGATCGCGGCCAGATTTCAGGTCCGGCCGCGATCGAGTGA
- the rpsD gene encoding 30S ribosomal protein S4 — MSKRHSVKYKIDRRLGENIWGRPKSPLNARAYGPGQHGQRRKGKLSDYGLQLRAKQKLKGYYGTITEKAFKKLYNEAARVKGDTGENLIGLLESRLDAIVYRAKFVATVFAARQFVSHGHILVNGKRVNIPSYQVKVGDKVEVRDRSKQLTVLLEAVQLAERDVPDYVEVDHNKMSATFARVPGLSDVPYPVQMEPNLVVEFYSR; from the coding sequence ATGTCGAAGCGTCATTCAGTCAAGTACAAGATCGATCGCCGTCTTGGCGAAAACATCTGGGGCCGTCCGAAGTCCCCGCTCAACGCCCGCGCCTATGGCCCCGGCCAGCATGGCCAGCGCCGCAAGGGCAAGCTGTCGGACTACGGTCTGCAGCTGCGCGCCAAGCAGAAGCTCAAGGGCTACTACGGCACGATCACCGAAAAGGCGTTCAAGAAGCTTTATAACGAAGCTGCTCGCGTCAAGGGCGACACCGGCGAAAACCTGATCGGCCTGCTCGAGAGCCGTCTGGACGCCATCGTCTACCGCGCCAAGTTCGTCGCCACCGTCTTCGCTGCCCGCCAGTTCGTGTCCCACGGCCACATCCTGGTCAACGGCAAGCGCGTCAACATTCCGTCCTACCAGGTCAAGGTTGGCGACAAGGTTGAAGTCCGCGATCGTTCCAAGCAGCTCACCGTTCTGCTCGAAGCTGTCCAGCTCGCCGAGCGCGACGTTCCCGATTACGTCGAAGTCGACCACAACAAGATGTCCGCAACCTTCGCCCGCGTCCCGGGCCTGTCGGACGTCCCCTACCCGGTCCAGATGGAACCGAACCTGGTCGTCGAATTCTACTCGCGTTAA
- the grxD gene encoding Grx4 family monothiol glutaredoxin, protein MTDINAFIDDSVKNNDIFLFMKGSPDFPQCGFSGQVVQILSYLGVEYGSANVLESAELRDGIKAYTNWPTIPQLYVKGEFIGGADIVREMFQNGELQSHLESAGIPVKQSA, encoded by the coding sequence ATGACCGACATCAACGCCTTCATCGACGACAGCGTGAAGAACAACGACATCTTCCTGTTCATGAAGGGCTCGCCGGACTTCCCCCAGTGCGGCTTTTCCGGCCAGGTCGTGCAGATCCTGAGCTATCTCGGTGTCGAATATGGCAGCGCCAATGTGCTCGAAAGCGCCGAACTGCGCGACGGCATAAAGGCCTATACCAACTGGCCGACCATTCCCCAGCTCTACGTCAAGGGTGAATTCATCGGCGGTGCCGACATCGTCCGCGAGATGTTTCAGAACGGCGAGCTGCAGTCGCATCTTGAAAGCGCCGGCATCCCGGTCAAGCAGTCGGCCTGA
- a CDS encoding HAD-IA family hydrolase, giving the protein MTRAVLFDVDGVIIHGYHANPARVRPWDANLLADMGVDPDRFRREFIFDLFMKKVITGEMALIPALERRLPALGYKGSPMVFAHYWLTHDSELNAPLLDVIRQLKAREGLKLYLATNQEHLRAQHLWSHLGLSDLFEDIFYAARIGARKPDPRFFTFVDDKLGPQSEPPLFFDDSPEVIAGARKHGWEAVLFNTVDDCTSHPWIAERLIEAGK; this is encoded by the coding sequence ATGACCCGGGCCGTCCTCTTCGATGTCGACGGCGTCATCATTCACGGCTACCATGCCAATCCTGCCCGCGTCCGCCCTTGGGATGCAAACCTTCTCGCCGACATGGGCGTCGACCCCGACCGCTTTCGCCGCGAGTTCATCTTTGACCTCTTCATGAAAAAGGTCATCACCGGCGAAATGGCGCTGATCCCGGCCCTTGAGCGCCGGCTACCCGCCCTCGGCTACAAGGGCTCGCCCATGGTCTTCGCCCACTACTGGCTGACCCACGATTCCGAACTCAACGCGCCCCTGCTCGACGTCATCCGCCAGCTCAAGGCGCGAGAGGGCCTCAAACTCTACCTCGCCACTAACCAGGAACATTTGCGCGCCCAGCACTTGTGGAGCCACCTGGGCCTGTCCGACCTCTTTGAAGACATTTTCTACGCCGCCCGCATCGGCGCCAGAAAACCTGACCCGCGCTTCTTCACCTTTGTCGACGACAAGCTCGGCCCGCAGTCCGAACCACCGCTGTTTTTCGACGATTCCCCCGAGGTCATCGCCGGCGCCCGCAAGCACGGATGGGAAGCCGTCTTGTTCAACACGGTGGACGATTGCACCAGCCACCCCTGGATTGCCGAGCGCCTGATCGAGGCCGGAAAATGA
- a CDS encoding MFS transporter gives MTTQTLRPAVPLIVLIIAGCLIAAIGNGVRTSFGLFTVPMTADLGLTREGWSMAMAIQNLAWGIAQPFAGAYADRVGTGRTIAIGAVIYALGVITMAFSPTASLLMVTAGIITGVGIAICSFSVVMAAFGRSVPAEKRSLIFGVATAASSFGQFAFAPISQGFISSFGWQSSLLYLGMALLLIIPLSFALRGRTENTTGHADLPFMQALARAWGHGSYRLLVIGFFVCGFHLAFINVHMPAYLVQCGLSPEVGSWTIAVIGLFNIVGSLLAGYLGGKLPKQMLLATIYFLRAVSIGLFLLIPVSEITAYAFAASMGLLWLSTVPLTAGLVSLFFGARYMGMLYGVAFFSHQLGSFVGVWLGGFAYDQTGSYSLVWYLGIVLGLASAALHIPINERSAPNFALKPA, from the coding sequence ATGACGACCCAGACGCTCCGCCCCGCGGTCCCCCTCATCGTGCTGATCATCGCTGGCTGCCTCATCGCCGCCATCGGTAATGGCGTGCGCACCAGCTTCGGCCTCTTCACCGTGCCGATGACCGCAGACCTCGGCCTGACGCGCGAGGGCTGGAGCATGGCCATGGCGATCCAGAACCTGGCCTGGGGCATCGCCCAGCCCTTTGCCGGCGCCTATGCCGATCGCGTCGGCACCGGCCGCACCATTGCCATCGGCGCTGTCATATACGCACTGGGCGTCATCACCATGGCCTTCTCGCCCACCGCCAGCCTGCTCATGGTCACCGCCGGCATCATCACCGGCGTTGGCATCGCCATCTGCTCCTTCTCCGTCGTCATGGCCGCCTTCGGCCGCTCGGTTCCTGCAGAAAAGCGCTCGCTGATCTTTGGCGTCGCCACCGCCGCCTCCTCCTTTGGCCAGTTCGCCTTTGCCCCGATCAGCCAGGGATTCATCTCTTCCTTCGGCTGGCAGTCGTCCCTGCTCTATCTCGGCATGGCACTGCTGCTCATCATTCCGTTGAGCTTTGCCCTGCGCGGCCGCACCGAAAACACCACCGGCCACGCCGACCTGCCCTTCATGCAGGCCCTCGCCCGCGCCTGGGGCCACGGCTCCTATCGCCTCTTGGTCATCGGCTTCTTCGTCTGCGGCTTCCATCTCGCCTTCATAAATGTCCACATGCCCGCCTATCTGGTGCAATGCGGCCTGTCACCCGAAGTCGGCTCCTGGACCATTGCCGTCATTGGCCTGTTCAACATCGTAGGCTCCCTGCTCGCCGGCTATCTCGGCGGCAAGCTGCCCAAGCAGATGCTGCTCGCCACCATCTATTTCCTGCGCGCGGTTTCCATCGGCCTCTTCCTGCTGATTCCCGTCAGCGAGATCACCGCCTATGCCTTTGCCGCCTCCATGGGCCTGCTCTGGCTCTCGACCGTCCCGCTCACCGCCGGCCTCGTCAGCCTGTTCTTCGGCGCCCGCTACATGGGCATGCTCTACGGCGTAGCCTTCTTCAGCCACCAGCTCGGCTCTTTCGTCGGCGTCTGGCTGGGCGGCTTTGCCTATGACCAGACCGGCTCCTACAGCCTGGTCTGGTATCTTGGAATCGTGCTGGGACTGGCTTCCGCGGCCCTTCACATCCCAATCAACGAGCGCAGTGCGCCAAACTTTGCTCTCAAGCCCGCCTGA
- a CDS encoding SRPBCC domain-containing protein: MSDGDELVYECELDAPVEKVWRALTVPEYLERWLKLDAPADLAVVAEEENRSLTYRWRDGGEGVEDSLVTFELSATEEGGTWFRLTHVPVVMPVAANSNEADVVMMLAA, from the coding sequence ATGAGTGACGGGGATGAGCTGGTCTATGAATGTGAACTGGACGCGCCGGTGGAGAAGGTCTGGCGGGCGCTGACCGTTCCGGAATATCTCGAGCGTTGGCTGAAGCTCGATGCGCCGGCTGATCTGGCGGTGGTGGCGGAAGAGGAGAACCGCAGTCTCACCTATCGCTGGCGAGATGGTGGTGAGGGTGTCGAGGACAGTCTGGTGACGTTCGAGCTCAGCGCCACGGAAGAAGGCGGGACGTGGTTCCGGCTGACGCATGTCCCGGTGGTGATGCCGGTGGCGGCGAATAGCAATGAGGCAGATGTGGTCATGATGCTCGCCGCTTAG
- the purL gene encoding phosphoribosylformylglycinamidine synthase subunit PurL encodes MTLRNDIEITADLVADHGLKPDEYQKILDLIGREPTYTELGIFSAMWNEHCSYKSSKKWLKTLPTTGPRVIQGPGENAGVVDIGDGQAVVFKMESHNHPSFIEPYQGAATGVGGILRDVFTMGARPVAAMNALRFGSPDHEKTRHLVSGVVAGVGGYGNAFGVPTVGGEVEFDERYNGNILVNAFAAGLADTDKIFYSKAEGVGLPVVYLGAKTGRDGVGGATMASAEFGDDIEEKRPTVQVGDPFTEKRLLEACLELMQTGAVIAIQDMGAAGLTCSAVEMGAKGDLGIELDLDKVPVREEQMTPYEMMLSESQERMLMVLHPEKEAEARAVFVKWELDFATVGKTTDDLRFRVMWQGEEVANLPIKELGDEAPEYDRPWVAPTTPAPLAVTDVPQMDVADALLRLVGGHQIASRRWVYEQYDTLIQGNSLQRPGGDAGVIRVEGHDTKGLAFSSDVTPRYCEADPYEGGKQAVAECWRNLTATGAEPLAATDNLNFGNPERPEIMGQIVHAIKGIGEACLALDFPIVSGNVSLYNETNGRGILPTPTIGGVGLLPDWNQMARIGFAGANQVILLVGAPASRGTHLGQSVYLRDLFGRKDGPAPNVDLAHEKRTGHFVRKLIRSGVATACHDLSDGGLGVALAEMAVASGIGANVTDLTDQDPILQYFGEDQGRYLVTVSLDPQGQALADLWKEAESLGIFAPWIGTTGGSDLVLGAARPVPVADLKAAHDGWFPSYMDGKAA; translated from the coding sequence ATGACCCTGCGCAACGACATCGAAATCACTGCTGACCTGGTTGCCGATCATGGCCTCAAGCCCGACGAGTATCAGAAGATTCTCGATCTGATCGGGCGCGAGCCGACCTATACCGAGCTGGGCATTTTCTCGGCCATGTGGAACGAGCACTGCTCCTACAAGTCGTCCAAGAAGTGGCTGAAGACCCTGCCCACCACGGGTCCGCGCGTCATCCAGGGCCCCGGCGAAAATGCCGGCGTGGTCGATATCGGCGACGGCCAGGCCGTTGTCTTCAAGATGGAGTCGCACAACCACCCCAGCTTCATCGAGCCCTACCAGGGCGCGGCGACCGGCGTCGGTGGCATCCTGCGCGACGTCTTCACCATGGGCGCCCGACCCGTGGCGGCGATGAACGCCCTGCGCTTTGGTTCGCCCGACCATGAAAAGACCCGCCACCTCGTCTCGGGCGTCGTCGCCGGCGTCGGCGGCTATGGCAATGCCTTCGGCGTGCCCACCGTGGGCGGGGAGGTCGAATTCGACGAGCGCTACAATGGCAATATCCTGGTCAATGCATTTGCCGCCGGTCTCGCCGATACCGACAAGATCTTCTACTCCAAGGCCGAAGGCGTTGGCCTGCCCGTCGTCTATCTCGGCGCCAAGACCGGCCGCGATGGCGTCGGCGGCGCCACCATGGCCTCGGCCGAATTCGGCGATGACATCGAGGAAAAGCGCCCCACCGTCCAGGTCGGCGACCCCTTCACCGAAAAGCGCTTGTTGGAGGCCTGCCTCGAACTGATGCAGACCGGCGCCGTCATCGCCATCCAGGACATGGGTGCCGCCGGCCTCACCTGCTCGGCCGTCGAAATGGGCGCCAAGGGCGACCTCGGCATCGAGCTCGATCTCGACAAGGTGCCGGTTCGCGAAGAGCAGATGACGCCCTATGAGATGATGCTCAGCGAAAGCCAGGAGCGCATGCTCATGGTGCTGCATCCCGAAAAGGAAGCCGAGGCCCGTGCCGTTTTCGTCAAATGGGAACTCGACTTCGCCACCGTCGGCAAGACCACCGACGACCTGCGCTTCCGCGTCATGTGGCAGGGCGAGGAAGTCGCCAACCTGCCGATCAAGGAACTGGGCGACGAAGCCCCCGAATATGATCGTCCCTGGGTCGCTCCCACGACGCCCGCGCCGCTCGCCGTCACCGACGTGCCGCAGATGGACGTGGCCGATGCGCTGCTTAGGCTTGTTGGCGGTCACCAGATCGCTTCGCGCCGCTGGGTCTACGAACAGTATGACACGCTGATCCAGGGCAATAGCCTGCAGCGCCCCGGCGGCGACGCCGGCGTCATCCGCGTCGAGGGCCACGACACCAAGGGCCTGGCCTTCTCGTCGGACGTCACCCCGCGCTATTGCGAGGCAGATCCCTATGAAGGCGGCAAGCAGGCCGTGGCCGAATGCTGGCGTAACCTGACTGCCACCGGCGCCGAGCCGCTGGCCGCCACTGACAATCTCAATTTCGGCAATCCCGAACGCCCCGAAATCATGGGCCAGATCGTCCATGCCATCAAAGGTATCGGCGAAGCCTGTCTCGCGCTCGATTTCCCGATCGTTTCGGGCAATGTCTCGCTCTACAACGAAACCAATGGCCGCGGCATCCTGCCGACACCCACCATTGGCGGCGTGGGCCTTTTGCCTGACTGGAACCAGATGGCCCGCATCGGCTTTGCCGGCGCCAACCAGGTGATCCTGCTGGTAGGCGCGCCGGCCAGCCGCGGCACCCATCTCGGCCAGTCGGTCTATCTGCGTGACCTCTTCGGTCGCAAGGATGGTCCGGCGCCCAATGTCGATCTTGCCCATGAAAAGCGCACCGGCCACTTCGTCCGCAAGCTGATCCGCTCGGGCGTGGCCACCGCCTGCCACGACCTCAGCGACGGCGGCCTCGGCGTTGCCCTGGCCGAAATGGCTGTCGCTTCGGGCATTGGCGCAAACGTGACCGACCTTACCGACCAGGATCCGATCCTGCAGTATTTCGGCGAGGACCAGGGCCGCTACCTCGTCACCGTCAGCCTCGACCCTCAGGGCCAGGCCCTGGCGGACCTTTGGAAAGAGGCCGAATCCCTGGGCATTTTCGCGCCGTGGATCGGCACCACCGGCGGCTCTGATCTCGTTCTCGGCGCGGCCCGCCCTGTCCCGGTCGCCGACCTCAAGGCAGCCCATGATGGCTGGTTCCCCAGCTATATGGACGGCAAGGCTGCATAA
- a CDS encoding multidrug effflux MFS transporter — protein MSDHFTRVLSRPEFIALMAALMALNALAIDVMLPALPYMGEALGVTSENERQFVVSAYMLGMGVAQLAFGPLTDRFGRRAPLLVGMGIYIVAAIAAVFAPSFATLLVLRVVQGMGAASVRVISTAIIRDRYEGRAMAEVMSLVFMVFMAIPIIAPGIGQVILLVGEWHMIFIFMGVLAAAFWLWTYVRLPETLPVANRRPLSLKAVVDGFVIVFTNRVAFSYGLAGTFLFGALFGFISSSQQIYVDIYGLGVYFPVAFAAMAGLMGVSSFTNSKIVSRVGMRRLSHGAMLVFTLFSAIWLALALVGFLPLWLFFSLLAIIMFCFGWSASNMNSLSMEPLGAVAGTAAAVFGFIQTVGGALIGSFTGQLFNGTTVPAATGYFTMGVLALICILVAENGKLFGVHEQHSHADMSHAGGH, from the coding sequence ATGTCCGACCATTTTACGCGGGTGCTTTCGCGCCCTGAATTCATTGCCCTCATGGCGGCCCTGATGGCGCTCAATGCGCTGGCCATCGACGTCATGCTGCCGGCCCTGCCCTATATGGGCGAGGCGCTGGGCGTCACCTCCGAGAACGAGCGTCAGTTCGTCGTTTCCGCCTATATGCTGGGCATGGGCGTCGCCCAACTGGCCTTCGGCCCGCTCACCGATCGCTTCGGTCGCCGCGCACCGCTGCTTGTTGGCATGGGCATCTATATCGTTGCCGCCATCGCCGCGGTCTTTGCCCCCAGCTTTGCTACGCTTCTGGTGCTGCGCGTCGTCCAGGGCATGGGCGCCGCCTCGGTCCGCGTCATCTCCACCGCCATCATCCGCGACCGGTATGAGGGTCGTGCCATGGCCGAGGTCATGTCGCTGGTCTTCATGGTCTTTATGGCCATCCCGATCATCGCCCCCGGCATCGGCCAGGTCATCCTGCTCGTCGGCGAATGGCACATGATCTTCATCTTCATGGGCGTGCTGGCTGCAGCCTTCTGGCTCTGGACCTATGTCCGCCTGCCCGAAACCCTGCCCGTGGCCAACCGCCGCCCGCTCAGCCTCAAGGCCGTGGTCGACGGTTTCGTCATCGTCTTCACCAATCGCGTCGCCTTTTCCTATGGCCTGGCCGGCACCTTCCTCTTTGGTGCGCTGTTCGGCTTCATCAGCTCCAGCCAGCAGATCTATGTCGATATCTACGGGCTGGGCGTCTATTTCCCCGTCGCCTTTGCTGCCATGGCAGGCCTGATGGGCGTCTCTTCCTTCACCAACTCCAAGATCGTCAGCCGCGTCGGCATGCGCCGCCTGTCGCATGGCGCCATGCTGGTCTTCACCCTTTTCAGCGCCATCTGGCTGGCCCTGGCCCTGGTCGGCTTCCTGCCGCTCTGGCTCTTCTTCAGCCTGCTGGCCATCATCATGTTCTGCTTCGGCTGGTCCGCCTCGAACATGAATTCGCTCTCCATGGAGCCGCTGGGCGCCGTGGCCGGCACCGCTGCTGCCGTCTTTGGCTTCATCCAGACCGTTGGCGGCGCCCTCATTGGCAGCTTCACCGGACAGCTCTTCAACGGCACCACCGTTCCCGCTGCTACGGGCTATTTCACCATGGGCGTGCTGGCCCTGATCTGCATTCTGGTCGCTGAAAACGGCAAGCTGTTCGGCGTCCATGAACAGCACAGCCACGCCGACATGAGCCACGCCGGCGGGCACTGA
- a CDS encoding Dabb family protein, whose protein sequence is MIRHIVFFTASEPGNVEAIVEGLELLGTIPHSSHFEVTRNSKVDQISNEVDVVVYGEFADAAALAAYKAHPTYAEATKRVRPLREIRLSADFAAKEKAGH, encoded by the coding sequence TTGATCCGCCATATCGTTTTCTTCACCGCCAGTGAACCGGGCAATGTCGAAGCCATCGTCGAGGGGCTGGAATTGCTGGGCACGATCCCGCATTCGAGCCATTTCGAGGTGACGCGGAATTCCAAGGTGGACCAGATATCCAACGAGGTGGATGTGGTGGTCTATGGCGAGTTCGCCGACGCGGCGGCGCTGGCCGCCTACAAGGCGCATCCGACTTATGCCGAGGCAACCAAACGCGTGCGACCGCTACGGGAGATCCGGCTTTCGGCCGATTTCGCCGCCAAAGAAAAAGCCGGGCACTAG